The region aaatttaggaacatttgagtcaaaaaacagggctctcgtgacctctaggattatcctattctttcgttcagctacaccattttgttcaggagtgtaaggacaagtagtttgatgaactaaccccttttctttaaaaaaatcggtcatgtctttgttaacaaattccctaccattatcggatctaagaattttgatcgtggtttggaattgtgtctggatcattgtaaagaaacgggtaaatttttcaaaaacgtcagatttatgcttcaaaaaatatacccaagtcaatctagtgcagtcatccacaaaaatgagaaaatatttaaaaccatgatcaccaacaaTAGAAGCTGGACCCCAAACAACGGCATgcactagagaaaaaatagtcttaacGCGAGTATCACTTGATCTAAAGGGTTGTCTGTagtttttttgccaaaacacaagattcgcAAGTAATATCCTTAAAATGGGAAAACTTTGGAAAAAGCATTTTTAAATAACCCAAGGATGGATGCCCCAAtctgcggtgccacaaccaagcttcccgatttgcagatccgtgagcaagcatcgcggtgccaccttgttgagtaatctcatccacataataaagaccttgacgctcagtgccacgctcAATTATCCTCCttgtcctgatatcctgtaatacatagaaatttggatgcattcgtaacgtacagtttaattctttcgtcatgtggctgatagacataagtttatgagataatttgggcacatagagacaatttgTAAGCTTTAGGGttggggatatttcaatggttccactcccacccacagcggtcaactctccatcggcagtttgaatttggcttttagttgccccattaaattcagaaaaatctttcatatcgtaggtcatagtatcagttgccccacaatcaaaaatccactcACTCTCCTTAGGGTCAATTTTACTTTGGGCAATGCACGCAATAGGTATATTTTCCAAGGGTGCAAAACGATTTGGGCTTAAGACGGAATTTCCAGACAGTTTTGGGGTCAAACGTGGAATATAGTCTTTCTGGGGGGGCCTAACTGTAATTTTCCTGGGTCATATTGCATATATTCTGAACTATAAGGaccagaaattaaattactcatGCTTTGGGGTTTATTCTGAAAATCAAATTGGGGATCGAGGTTTCTCAACCCCAATCCGTTACCTCCATATGACCCGCCTCCTTTCTTCTCCGCGAAGGCTGCCTCGCCGGGCCTGCCGCCTCCACCCGGTTGAGGACCGGTATCTCCTGCTCTCCCACGGGTGTTAGTCATCTTCCTATTCCCTGCTCCTTGCGGAAATAATCCGCCTCCATCTTCGACTCCGATGGCTAATCGAGCTTTAGCCTTTTGAgtttcatcccaccattccggaaaTCCAACGAGGAGGAAACAGGTATCTCGAGTATGTCTTTGTTTTCCGCAATGAGAGCACCataattttgatttgtcgggtttgAAACCGCCTTGGCGATTGGGCTGTTGCGCGGCGGTTCGTGGTGGTGGCTGTTTTGGTCGCGGTGATGGCTGGTTTCTGACGGTGAACCCGTGTCCGACTTGGCCCGATGATGATCCATCGTTGATTGCGCCGGTCTGGGGATCAATGTCTGCTGCTGGCATGATTTTCAACCGCGTAGCTTCTCGTTTTACCAGACCGTATGCGGTCTCGGCTGAGGGCAACGGAGTTTCCTTGAGAATATCCCTTCGGATCCCGTCATATCTTGCATTCAAGCCTGTTAGGAATTTGAACAGCCGTCTTGTTGCTACATACGTTCGAAGTTGGCTAATCCCCTTGTCGCAGCAATCCACAGGTTGATGTTGGCATCGGTCAATTTCGACCCAGATTCCGTGGAGATGTCGCCAATATGTTTCTAGCCCATGTTCCCCTTGCACGATTCGGCCTGCCTTTTCCTCTAGATCGTACAACAGATATGGATCTGCTGTACTTTCGAATGTAGTTTGTAGGCTCTCCCACAGAGCTTGCgcggtttggtgatgtgcaaAGTCGACAACAATTTCTGTTTCGACGTTGTCAATTATCCATGAGAACACTGTCATATCGGCTTCCTCCCATTCTGTGTACCCCTTCATTCCAGGTTCCGGCGGCTACGGTGTACCGGTGATATACCTGTTTGCTCGTCTTCTCACGATGGCTACTCTCATCAGCCGTTTCCATAAGGTATAATTCATCCCGTTGAGTTTAACGGCTAGAGTAACATTCTTACTCATCTTTAATCGTGTCTCCTCCATATTTGGTTTCTCTTCATCGTCTGACATGTTGCAGGTTGGGAATAACCGCCTTCTTGGTCGGGAAATGTATTAGGCTATGATGATTTTATTCTGAGCctttgctctgataccatgttgaaagatatgagtattattcattcaacttgttcatacaattacaataggtacgcctcttttaaataggccaagggttacataaaaATGGCAAGATTTGCCctaatactcattccctaattaatttcttttccttgcttacctattttccttacttacatattttcctttctagcagttagatttacttcataaaaaaaagcggaggggtaaatatgtcatttccctcatttaatttctgaatttcgccaaatatcacgtaaaatgataaaatgatatatgttaggtttattgcatagaatgatagtttcaccggatagaatgatactctacttcataaaaaaaggcggaggggtaaatatgtcatttcgctcatttaatttctgaatttcgccaaatatcacgtaaaatgatcaaatgatatatgttaggtttattgcatagaatgatagttttgccggatagaatgatactctgagttgataaaatgatactctgaatttcaccaaatatcacgtaaaatgataaaatgataaaatgataggtttattgcatagaatgatagttttgccggatagaatgatactctgagttgataaaatgatacttttgactgactgataaaatgataggtttattgcatagaatgatagttttgccggatagaatgatactttgagttgataaaatgatactctgaacgataaaatgatactctgaatttcgccaaatatcacgtaaaatgataaaatgataggtttattgcatagaataatagttttgccggatataatgatactctgagttgataaaatgatacttttgactgactgataaaatgataaaatgataggtttattgcatagaatgatagttttgccggatagaatgatactttgagttgataaaatgatactctgaacgataaaatgatactctgaatttcgccaaatatcacgtaaaatgataaaatgataggtttattgcatagaatgatagttttaccggatagaatgatactctgagttgataaaatgatgctcttgactgataaaatgatactctgaatttcgccaaatatcacgtaaaatgataaaatgataaaatgataggtttattgcatagaatgatagttttgtcggatagaatgatactctgagttgataaaatgatacttttgactaactgataaaatgataaaatgataggtttattgcatagaatgatagttttgccggatagaataatactttgagttgataaaatgatactctgaacgataaaatgatactctgaatttcgccaaatatcacgtaaaatgataaaatgattggtttattgcatagaatgatagttttgttggatagaatgatactctgagttgataaaatgatactcttgactgataaaatgatactctgaatttcgccaaatatcacgtaaaatgataaaatggtaggttcattgcataaaatgatagttttgccgtatagaatgatactctgaggtgataaaatgatacttttgactgacttataaaatgatacaatgataggtttattgcatagaatgatagttttgccggatagaatgatactttgagttgataaaatgatactttgtgctataaaatgatactctgaatttcgccaaatatcacgtaaaatgataaaatgataagatgataggtttattgcatagaatgatagttttgccggatagaatgatactctgagttgataaaatgatactcttgactgataaaatgatactctgaatttcgccaaatattacgtaaaatgataaaatgatagggttattgcataaaatgatagttttgccggatagaatgatactcttagttgataaaatgatacttttgactgactgataaaatgataaaatgataggtttattgcatagaatgatagtttttgccggatagaatgatagtttttgccggataaaatgatagttttgccggatagaatgatagtttttgccggatagaatgatagtatatgttaggtttacagcatacaatgatagttttgtcggatagaatgatactctgagttgataaaatgatacttttgactaataaaatgatactcacagcagatagaatgatactttgagttgataaaatgatacctttgtcggatagaatgatagtgtagccggatagaatgatactctaagttgataaaatgatacttttggcttataatgatagtttcGTCATTTTTTAGgtcgaagtatcattttatcggctgcgaaattaaatgagcgaaatgacagttttacccctccgcctttttttatgaagtaaatctaagtttgaatctcaaccgcgtgattttaaaaatgtgcggtccagatttagttatagggttattacgatatttaggggttatcaatataacgcacccctatatatatataggattgtgatcaagatagaaccatttttaaacgtagaaccattcttaaacgtagaacaaatgccaaacggaggtcgttagatcttttaatccaatggtgttgatttgcacagcaacttcccattacaaccaaaactattattaatgggtgaatgcagataagtgaaaaaataaagcatgcatggactcttcttcgtttcattcattcttccatcaacatgtgagttttttcacatgttgagtccggaatgtcgtgaaaacatagtctaatatatataatttttaatcttgaccgtcattttttcctcatccaatgaataaaatatgtagagttctaggttctacacttaagaatggttctatctttaacgcaaccctatatatatatatatatatatatatatatatatatatatatatatatatatatatatatatatatatataaaagttcaGAATAAACTTTTATCGTGACAATCCCATAAATACAGTATACAATACATGTATACAATGGTGTATTATAATCTACTAGTGTTAACCCACGTGCGGTGCATGatagaatttttttaatcatactattttaaattattaattaattcattaaaataagaaataatataaCTATGTAAGattaaaaatatactataaataacaattcaataaatatatactcATCCATTCATTTTTACACTTAAAAGACATAAAATTACTATTTAAAATAGAACCAAGACAAACACAATTATTTGGACAACGAAAAAGAGAGTATCAAGTGTTgatacttttgaaaaatatgtttaaaacaATCATTCATATCTCTATTAAAAAAAGCAAAtcacaattttaataaaataatgaatcaataactcataatattcaaaacgtcaaaattatgaacaaaaaaaattcaaataataaacTACACAAAAATAACATTACATTAATTGGTTTAGTTAACATTATTACATTAACCAATAATGATAGCCCTTTTAAATGTTTGAGcgtttatctttatttattgcACTTTTAAATGTGGCTTGTTGGAACATGAACCATCTACACAATTTTTTATGTTACTTTACAATTCTCAATACTACAAATTCTCTTTTTGTAAATgtatacatgtatattttgttcaACATGATCACCTATAGATAGATAATTAAATTCTCCGTATAAACTCAGTTGTATCATAGAACAATTAAGTGCTAAATCCTAATTTTGACAATAGTATTATAGcatactatttttattttgtttgaacaACTAATTGTTTGATTAACTCGATTTTGCTATATTTAATTATCTCATTGCAAATATACATATAGGGTTATGTTAAAATATACATGAATTTATTGATTCATCATAAGTAatcaaatattattatttttttacaccacttaatataattatagCAAAGCGACAATATAAATACacaaaattagtactccctccgtcccatagtagatgtcacacttgggagatggcacgggattttaggagatgttattttgtgtgttaagtggtgagagaaaatataattttataattgatgtgagagagaactttttctaaaagaggaaatgtgacatcttttgtgggacaaactaaaaaggaaagtgtgacatctactatgtgacagagggagtaataaattgtgtaaagatgaaaataaatattatgcatgtctcGAGTTAAGAATGTTACAATTCTTCCCTCTCTAAGAATTATAAGAAATATTGGGATAAAATTCTCGATCCATATATACATGTGGTACTCTAACTGTTgcaatcaaaagaaaaaaataataataaatgaaatggaaattacaataaaaattataaaataaactgaACTATAAGTCTAGTTGAGAAAACCCCTATTTCTGCAAGACAAATTACATTAAGGTTAGTGCTCTTGAATTGACGTATTATCCCTAAAGATGAATcacaaacccgctaggcactgATGAACTTGATAGGGCTCCAAAAAATGAGTAATACAATGTTCCTAAAATGTACAATAAAATGTTGAGAGTTTGAGAGAGAATGGAGAATGCTTTTGTTGGTGTGTGATTCATCCATAACTCTATGCCTTCTATAGTCACAAAATTAATCCATGAGAAATCATGAAATTAAAACATCATAAGTTATAAAATTATGACAATAGAGGTTACAAAATTTGGCTTTTCTTAttcatttttgttgttattaGCCATGGATTAAAAGTTATAATACATTTCTTATTATGAATAAATAAGTTTCAATGCAGATTTGTTTAGTCCACCATGATGATTGGTCGTTACTTCACATTGTATACATGCAATAATTTATAGTTATTTTCTAAATTATAACTGAAAATTTGTATTACAACGTCAATCATCATCTTATTTATACTCAATCTTCCATAACTcataaatattcatatttaaactctaaaatttataaatatttcaaaaaaaacgCCAAAGCTCATCTTTTATATAGGTATAGATTTCGTGACTATCCAAGTAGGTGTGTTAATTAAGAtcgaaaaagaaagagaaaaaggaaaaaaaaaaaagaagaagattgaACGTGTGAAGTACAGCAATATAGAGTCGTGACCAAGTATGGATTTCCTCATCTCTCCATTAATAAATTTACGACAACTCCAAATAATCCTCCAATCATTTAACTAGACAGCTAGACATGTCACGTTTACACATGCCACTCAAATTGACTCTCACGTTCTACATCAACACAACGAGGTATTATTGGACGCTGATTTGACTCCCATTTGTTGCATTGACGTAATTAAATTtgcttttttaattttaaaatcaaatttagtAAAATACTCCTTGTTTTgtcacgtgattttaaaaaaattgtgcataaaaataaattaagctATCAAATTAgataaagaaatgaaaagagaaaatttatattaataataaaaaaaaattgatccgCAAAACATTATGTCGAAGTGTCTAAATAATTTTAATCAGCCAATCCTTtcataaaataacaaattaattcATGAATAATCAGTAAAGAAGAATGCAGCAGTGAGTGACTTTCCAATATCTACAAAGCCAAGAAATAGGAGGCATCAAAGAACAACAAAAGCAGAgtcaaatacaaaaaaaaaaacaaaaatgatcAACAACACAATCTATCTACACCAACACAAAACGaaagaacaaaaagaaaaatcaacgAACATCATCCTTATGATATATAGCTAACACTAACGGCCATCAACTGAAGTGAAGGAGTCCGCGAATCCAGCAGGTCTCGTCGGGATGCTGCCATTGCTATCCTCGAGGTCCATATGGCTCACGTCCTTCCCTTCCGCCTCCTGCCACCCCTTCACCATCTGGTTAAGCGGAAGGCTGTAGTCGATCCCGCAATACTCCTCATCCTCGTCCTTCATCGGCTTCCACTTCTCAACGAGGGAAGCCAGCACGTTCACAACGTGCCCCATGTCAGGCCGCTGCCCTGGCTCCCTGGCCGTGCAGTGCCCAGCCAGCTCAGCAATGATGCTGATGCTATCCGAGACGTCTTCCTTTCTGTCTAGCGCTGCGTCCACTGCAGCCATCACCTTCTCCTTGCTCGCCTTTATCTGCCAGAACCACGCGACTAAGTAGTGGCTCTCCTCAGGCCTGTCCTCGTCAAGCGCCATCATTCCAGTCAGCAGCTCCATTAGGACAACGCCAAAGCTGAACACGTCTGCCTTGGTCGTGATCTTACCAGTAACTGGACAAGCAGACATCAAATTATTTAGTCGTATCAAATTAATCGCGAGAAACAATCATTCGAGAAATGCTTACCAGCATACTCGGGGGCAAGGTATCCGAAAGTCCCAGCAAGGCGGGTGACGACAGACCTCTCCCCATCCCCATCCGGGGCCAGTTTCACGAGGCCAAAATCTGAGACCTTTGCGCGGAAATCATCACCGAGCAAAATGTTAGAAGGCTTAAGGTCTCTGTGTATGAAGCTTTGATGAGCAAGATTGTGAAGGTATTCCAAGCCTCTAGCAACATCAAGGGCAATATTCAGCCTCCTTTTCCAAGAAAGAGGCTCCAAATTCAATTTCTTCCAATGGAAAAGATGGCTACTCAGAGCCCCCTCAGACATGTACTCATAAACCAGAATCCTCTCATTCCCTTCAACAGAGAATCCCAACAGAGAAACCAAATGCCTATGGCGAACTTTGGATAGCACAGCGATCTCTGATCGGAACTCATCCAACGCTTTGTTGCTGATCACGCCTGCCTCCATCCTCTTAACTGCTATCTTGGTCCCATCATCCAACTCCCCCTTATAAACCACCCCAAACCCACCACGCCCCAGTTCATTCTCGGGGGCAAAGTTCTTGGTCACATTTCGAAGCACTTGGACTGATATCACCAAGTTCCCCGCCTCAATCACATGAGACTGGCCGCTGTTCACACTGGCAGAGGTCGGGGAGGAAGCACTCCTGTTTGTGTTATCCGCGACCGCAATCTTGACCGTGCTGCCTGAATCAGAGGGAGCCCTCGGATGCACCACGAGGGAGCCCGGATGAGGCAGCCTGCCTCTCCTCTTCTTACACAAGTACATTGAAAGAGGCAGAACTAAGCATATAATAACTGAAAAGCAAGCAACTGGAGCAACGATCACATACAGCTTATTCAAACGCTTCCGTGCTGTGGGATGGCGTGTGGTATTGAAAGCATCGGACGAGGAAGGAGAGCTAGACGAGGAATTTAGATTCGGAGATGATGTGCTATTGTTTTGAGATGGATTTAAAAGGGGATTCCCACCTAAAACAAGCTTCACTCCACTAAACTTTGGAAGAGGAGGAGAAAGATTGTTGTCACTCAAATCCAAGACTGCCAAAGACTTCAAACTAGTCCAATTGGTTGGGATCACACCAGAGATATTGTTAGACTGAAGATACACATGAGTTAGGGATTGAAGATTGGCAATGGAAGGGCTTAACACACCAGAAAGATTAGAATTAGGCAAGTTCAAAGTAATGATCTTTCCACTAGGATCACACGCTACTCCCAACCAAGACGACTTACACGGATCATTACCCGACCACGAGCCCACGAGCCTAGAGGGGTAATCCACACCATCAAGAAACATTAACAAAGCCATCACAGCAGGGGCACAAAGATCTCCAGGATTAGGCAAACAAAATGGATTTGATTTATAAGTAGCATTAGCAGCATTGAATTTAGGCACAGGCCCCAAAAAGTGATTGTTATTCAAATCAAGCCTAACAAATTCCATCCCACTCAAACCAGCAGGAATCAAGccaacaagatcattaccattGAGGTCAAGATCTTGCAGTGAAACCAAATCACCAATGCTTTCAGGAATTCTACCTGTGAAGTGATTCCCATGAAGCCAGAGGCTAGTGAGGGAAACCATAGTAGAAACAATCTCAATTGAACCAGACATTCCCACGGCTTGATCATTCAACCAAAGCTGTGAAACAACAGAGCCTCTAAAGCTCGCCGGAATGCTCCCGGAGAGCCGATTTTTCGACAGCCTCAGAACCTGCAACGACGACATGTTCCCCAGAAACTCCGGCAGCGGTCCGGCCAAATTGCAGCTCATCAATGTGAGATTCGTCAGCTGAGCGGAGCCCCGGAGCGCCGGCGGCAGGGACCAGCCGGCGGTGGCGTTGAGAGGGTTGTAATCCAATGCCATCACCTCCAAATTCACAAGGCCGTCGAAGAAATCAGATGGGATTGAATCAAATTTGTTGTAGTCCAAATAGGCATACTTCAATTGAGACAAACCGGCGAAAGACGGCAGCTTTCCGCTGAATTGGTTCCTTTGAAGGCCGATGTTGAAGAGATTAGACAATTGGTTGAAGTTTTCCGGTAAAGGGCCTTCGAGGCCTAAGCCCTGCACCTGAATCTGAGTGACCCTTCCGCCTGAGCAGAAAACATGCGGCCAGCTGGGGGGCCCACATGGGTCATTGTTATTGGCAGGCC is a window of Salvia splendens isolate huo1 chromosome 3, SspV2, whole genome shotgun sequence DNA encoding:
- the LOC121795612 gene encoding receptor protein kinase TMK1-like — protein: MATASHLTLAAAPLFLLLSLSIFSAAVHSATDPTDLAVLNQFRKNLENAELLRWPANNNDPCGPPSWPHVFCSGGRVTQIQVQGLGLEGPLPENFNQLSNLFNIGLQRNQFSGKLPSFAGLSQLKYAYLDYNKFDSIPSDFFDGLVNLEVMALDYNPLNATAGWSLPPALRGSAQLTNLTLMSCNLAGPLPEFLGNMSSLQVLRLSKNRLSGSIPASFRGSVVSQLWLNDQAVGMSGSIEIVSTMVSLTSLWLHGNHFTGRIPESIGDLVSLQDLDLNGNDLVGLIPAGLSGMEFVRLDLNNNHFLGPVPKFNAANATYKSNPFCLPNPGDLCAPAVMALLMFLDGVDYPSRLVGSWSGNDPCKSSWLGVACDPSGKIITLNLPNSNLSGVLSPSIANLQSLTHVYLQSNNISGVIPTNWTSLKSLAVLDLSDNNLSPPLPKFSGVKLVLGGNPLLNPSQNNSTSSPNLNSSSSSPSSSDAFNTTRHPTARKRLNKLYVIVAPVACFSVIICLVLPLSMYLCKKRRGRLPHPGSLVVHPRAPSDSGSTVKIAVADNTNRSASSPTSASVNSGQSHVIEAGNLVISVQVLRNVTKNFAPENELGRGGFGVVYKGELDDGTKIAVKRMEAGVISNKALDEFRSEIAVLSKVRHRHLVSLLGFSVEGNERILVYEYMSEGALSSHLFHWKKLNLEPLSWKRRLNIALDVARGLEYLHNLAHQSFIHRDLKPSNILLGDDFRAKVSDFGLVKLAPDGDGERSVVTRLAGTFGYLAPEYAVTGKITTKADVFSFGVVLMELLTGMMALDEDRPEESHYLVAWFWQIKASKEKVMAAVDAALDRKEDVSDSISIIAELAGHCTAREPGQRPDMGHVVNVLASLVEKWKPMKDEDEEYCGIDYSLPLNQMVKGWQEAEGKDVSHMDLEDSNGSIPTRPAGFADSFTSVDGR